A region of Panthera uncia isolate 11264 chromosome D4, Puncia_PCG_1.0, whole genome shotgun sequence DNA encodes the following proteins:
- the TEX48 gene encoding testis-expressed protein 48: MAAHQNLASKIFCLCCRDCEDPQAMDDPKAPSEPQDQHPSTCSLQKEGLDSKNLKRANEASHSPLGQPLIHPEKRASTTSNNEYEELNTHVSQRGFCKRNLNRYSQDRWPFQPCHTGRP; encoded by the exons ATGG CAGCCCACCAAAACTTGGCTTCGAAGATCTTCTGTTTGTGCTGCAGAGACTGTGAGGACCCCCAGGCCATGGATGACCCCAAGGCCCCCAGTGAACCTCAGGATCAGCATCCATCCACTTGCA GTTTGCAGAAGGAGGGGCTGGACAGCAAGAATTTGAAGCGTGCTAATGAAGCCTCCCACTCGCCTTTGGGACAACCTCTGATCCACCCAGAAAAGAGAGCCTCCACCACCAGCAACAATGAGTATGAAG AACTGAATACACACGTCTCCCAAAGAGGTTTCTGCAAGAGAAACCTAAACCGCTACTCCCAGGACCGCTGGCCATTCCAGCCGTGTCACACCGGGAGGCCCTGA